One region of Salinirubrum litoreum genomic DNA includes:
- a CDS encoding endonuclease/exonuclease/phosphatase family protein, whose protein sequence is MTRHTSRRRLLQTLGVAATGPTLAGLASGRGKPTTTRFAAFNVVELETEQVQSPGDPQAAAAARVIQEVRPDVLVVNELTNNLQEGVATDTPNVEAFVENYLTVPQRDDLEGIDYPYTLQPDSNTGVLPEADYDFNKDGSAGERPGDAFGFGFYPGHYAFVVASRVPFDESAVRTFQEFRWADMPGNLIPLESDPGTDTDAIYLTEAETEVYRLSSKTHVDVPFEVDDGVVHGLFAHPTPSAFDGANNFNGRWNHDEVRFFADYVAGEDYIYDDSGQSGGLGADADYVLLGDMNAGPGSDRPLDPATTYFLENPDFDTSSLPTSPGGAQRGNPYATATFGGGSQVDWVLPSPSLSTRRSSVVWPSRNAEKRGLGADVAAASDHRLVWANVTRR, encoded by the coding sequence GTGACACGGCACACTTCACGTCGGCGTCTCCTGCAGACGCTGGGCGTCGCGGCGACGGGACCGACTCTCGCGGGACTGGCCAGTGGACGCGGGAAGCCGACCACGACCCGCTTCGCGGCGTTCAACGTCGTCGAACTGGAGACGGAACAGGTCCAGTCACCGGGCGACCCGCAGGCGGCCGCCGCCGCCCGCGTGATCCAGGAGGTCCGCCCGGACGTCCTCGTCGTCAACGAACTCACGAACAACCTGCAGGAGGGCGTCGCGACCGACACGCCGAACGTCGAGGCGTTCGTCGAGAACTACCTCACGGTCCCACAGCGCGACGATCTGGAGGGCATCGACTACCCGTACACCCTGCAACCGGACAGCAACACCGGCGTCCTGCCCGAGGCCGACTACGACTTCAACAAGGACGGGTCGGCGGGCGAGCGACCCGGCGACGCGTTTGGCTTCGGTTTCTACCCCGGCCACTACGCGTTCGTGGTCGCGAGTCGCGTGCCGTTCGACGAGTCGGCGGTCCGCACGTTCCAAGAGTTCAGGTGGGCGGACATGCCGGGGAACCTGATCCCCCTGGAGAGCGACCCGGGCACCGACACCGACGCCATCTACCTGACGGAGGCGGAGACCGAGGTGTACCGGCTCTCCTCGAAGACGCACGTCGACGTGCCGTTCGAGGTCGACGACGGCGTCGTCCACGGCCTGTTCGCCCACCCGACGCCGTCGGCGTTCGACGGGGCAAACAACTTCAACGGCCGGTGGAACCACGACGAGGTCCGCTTCTTCGCCGACTACGTCGCCGGCGAGGACTACATCTACGACGACAGCGGCCAGTCCGGTGGGCTCGGAGCCGACGCGGACTACGTCCTGCTGGGGGACATGAACGCCGGCCCGGGCAGCGACCGACCGCTCGACCCGGCGACGACGTACTTCCTCGAGAACCCCGACTTCGACACCAGCAGTCTCCCGACGAGTCCCGGCGGTGCCCAGCGCGGGAACCCGTACGCCACGGCGACGTTCGGCGGTGGCTCGCAGGTCGACTGGGTGCTCCCGTCGCCGAGTCTCTCGACGCGCCGGTCGTCGGTCGTCTGGCCGAGTCGGAACGCCGAGAAGCGGGGCCTGGGTGCCGACGTGGCCGCCGCCTCCGACCACCGACTCGTCTGGGCGAACGTCACGCGCCGCTGA
- a CDS encoding universal stress protein, whose translation MTILVAAANDSLRERVVTVAVDLGHELNEELHVVHLVDDSVSDADVARFRASLEERLATAPVVSTITIQRLDYAAGRPRQQIGAALADLAAEDGTSHIVVGHESKELVETLTKGNTAFAVADMARVPVTVVPAGNGEPPD comes from the coding sequence ATGACCATTCTCGTCGCCGCCGCGAACGACTCGCTCCGGGAGCGGGTAGTGACGGTCGCCGTCGACCTCGGACACGAGTTGAACGAGGAACTCCACGTGGTCCACCTCGTCGACGACTCGGTCTCCGACGCCGACGTGGCCCGGTTCAGGGCGTCACTGGAGGAACGACTCGCCACCGCACCGGTCGTCTCGACCATCACCATCCAGCGGTTGGACTACGCGGCCGGCCGGCCACGTCAGCAGATCGGCGCGGCCCTCGCCGACCTCGCCGCCGAGGACGGCACCTCGCACATCGTCGTCGGCCACGAGTCGAAGGAACTGGTAGAGACGCTGACGAAGGGGAACACCGCCTTCGCCGTCGCCGACATGGCACGGGTGCCCGTGACCGTCGTCCCCGCCGGAAACGGCGAGCCACCGGACTGA
- a CDS encoding twin-arginine translocation signal domain-containing protein yields MPLHTPDRPTRRQFLAASAATGLTATAGCLGDGVADPDASSSVSMGVTVPPDREPSAVKWYLSPAELAVFVERQREWFGEAAPWDVDEPVRNDGEFVGAWALTPTVGGDDDPLGLLTILCLTRRIERGDDDRLRHLCWAGGRRLRSTRPVVGDLGPELALADLAVGLTTRDGPLDLLAVAPADVGEATDDGTLFVATQSRPGLEQPTPPGEVAVERDDGGRYLLRWRGNRTAPTALTAICETSVPGGNARLDFAVDAGLGLAGRGPL; encoded by the coding sequence GTGCCCCTCCACACGCCAGATCGGCCGACGAGACGACAGTTTCTCGCCGCGAGCGCCGCCACCGGCCTGACGGCCACCGCCGGGTGTCTCGGTGACGGTGTCGCCGACCCGGACGCGAGTTCCTCGGTGTCGATGGGTGTCACGGTGCCACCGGACCGGGAGCCCTCGGCGGTGAAGTGGTATCTCTCGCCGGCCGAACTCGCCGTCTTTGTCGAGCGCCAGCGAGAGTGGTTCGGCGAGGCCGCACCGTGGGACGTCGACGAACCGGTCCGCAACGACGGCGAGTTCGTCGGTGCGTGGGCACTGACGCCGACAGTCGGCGGTGACGACGACCCGCTCGGTCTACTGACGATACTCTGCCTGACTCGCCGGATCGAGCGTGGCGACGACGACCGCCTGCGACATCTCTGCTGGGCCGGCGGGCGTCGCCTGCGCTCGACCCGGCCGGTCGTCGGCGACCTCGGTCCCGAGTTGGCACTCGCGGACCTCGCGGTCGGCCTGACGACCCGCGACGGCCCGCTGGATCTGCTGGCAGTCGCACCCGCCGACGTCGGCGAGGCGACCGACGACGGGACGCTGTTCGTCGCCACACAGAGCAGACCGGGCCTCGAACAGCCGACGCCGCCGGGAGAGGTGGCCGTCGAACGAGACGACGGCGGGCGCTACCTGCTCCGGTGGCGGGGGAACCGAACCGCACCGACCGCCCTGACCGCGATCTGTGAGACGAGCGTCCCCGGCGGGAACGCGAGACTCGACTTCGCGGTCGACGCCGGCCTCGGACTGGCCGGTCGCGGCCCGCTGTGA